The Leptospira selangorensis sequence AAACGAAGTTTTCCAAAAACTATTAAACCGTTTGAACATGGTTCCTTATTGGGACCTTATCCTGTCCATAATCGTCTTTATTCATATTTCTTATCATCATGCCTGGCTTTCCGACGATGCATTTATCAGTTTTAGAGTAGTTGATAATTTTGCGAACGGCTTTGGACTTCGCTGGAACGTAGTGGAGAGGGTCCAAGTTTATACAAATCCTCTTCTTGTTTTACTTCTTCTTCTGCCGTACATTCTCTGGAAGAATATTGTAGCGGTTTCATTTATTCTTTCTTTTTTGTTCGGAGTTCTTTCCTTAATCTTCCTGAAAAAGCTCTCTTCCTCTAGATTTTCTTTTTTGATAGCGGTAACCTATCTATTTTCCTCTAGAGCGTTTATTGATTATACTTACTCCGGATTAGAGAATAGTCTGAATCATTTAATCCAAGCTGTTTTCTTTTTTATACTTTGGAAAGAACCGGCAGAACCGAACAAAAGTAAATTACCCGTGCTTACCTTTTGGGTTTCTATTGGTCTTGTTTCCAGATTGGATTTGATACTCGTTTTGTTCATTCCCTATCTGGTATTATTCTTTTTAGAATTTTCAAAAGGTCTAATTGATCGGAAAACGATTTTACGTTCCGCTCTTTTCGGCTCTCCGATCGTTATTTGGTTTTTATTCGCGGGGATCTATTACGGTTCATTTCTGCCAAACACGTATTATGCGAAAACGAACATCACTGAGACATTTTTAGAAACTGCTCTCCAGGGTTGGCATTATTACGAACGTCAGCTATTTTGGGATCCGATCTCATTTTTGTTTTTTCCGATAGCGATGATAGTAGGTGTTTGTTTTAAGAGACTCAATAGACTTGCACTTTTGACCCTTGCTTCTTTATTACCTTTTTTTCTATATCTTGTCTCGGTCGGCGGTGATTTTATGGTGGGGAGATTCTTTACCCCTGCTATATTCATTCTTGGTCTTTCACTTGCGAAAGAATTCCCTTTTAAGAAAAAAGAAGCCATACTATTGCTATCATTATTATTTATTTATAATATTGCATTTCGCTTAACCCCTTTCCATCCTATGCCTAAAAAGCTTTCCTACTATAAAGAGGCTCGTTCGTTTGAAAATGGAATGCCATATGACATAGCGGATGAAAAAGGGTTTTATTACTTGGATACTGGGTTAGCATTTCGTAATTATCCAACCTCCTGGCTCGCAAATTTAGCAGGCAAGAATAATGTTTTTGATATTAAAGAATCTGTTGTAATACAAGGAATGATAGGAAGGTCCGGTTACGTTTACGGGCCAGATTATTTTATTGTCGATAAGTTCGCTTTGGCCGATCCACTTTTGGCAAGACTTTCCGGTTCAGGAAGGATAGGACACAAAAAGAGAAAGATACCGGAAGGTTACGTAGATGGTTTGAAGAAGGGAGAGAATGGAATCTTGGATCCAGGCTTAAAACAATATTATGAAGGTATCCTGAAGTTAACCCATGGACCGATTTTTACCATAGAACGATGGAATTTGTTTTGGAAATATCAATTCGGAGAATATAGAAAATATACGAAGGAATATAAATAAGATAGAAGGTGTATCTTATCAGAACCCTTTTGCTTTCAAAAACTCGTCCAACTTTCCTACGAGTGCACTTTCTCCATCTAATTCTTTTGCTTTTTCCAATACCGATCGTGCATCTTTAAATTTGTTCAAAAGTCTATAATTATCTGAAAGATTGATCAAGTTTGCTAGACGATGGGGTTGGGTATCTCGGACCTTCTCCGCTGCGTCTGCTGCACGTTGGAATTCCTTCATATGTTTATAACATAAGGACAATAAGAACCAGATATTATGGGATTCTTGATCCAAATTCAAATAACGTTCCAACCATTTTGAAGCTTTGGAGAATTCTTTTTTATCATAATAGATCTGTCCGATCAATCTTGCGGATTCTTTAAAATTTGGAGCCAAGTTCCAGGATAATTCTAGAAGTTCGAGAGCTATTGGTACTTCTTTTTTCGCTAAATGTTGTTTCGCTTGGTTGTACTTTGCTACTGCATCGTTATATTTAGGATGTTCAGGATCTATTAATTCTTTATAACCGATCCTTATAAGAGAAAGATCGTCCGCTATCGCGCCTACTCCATGTAGTTTTCCTGCGATCGTATCCAGATCACCTTTGGAATCTTCCACAATTCGCACGAATAAGTTCTCGTCCTCGTTCATTTTCCAATTGATCCCGTCCGAGCTGATATTGATATCATCCCTTCCGTCCGAGCCTAAGAAAAGAACGTCTCCTGGCTGCAGATACGATTCATGAATTTTAATATTCGCTCCGAATGGAGATCCCAATTTCCATGAAGAAAGTTCCGGTGCTAAAAAGGATGATCTATCATCTCTGAATAATACAGGCCAAGGATGTTCCGCATTCAGTATGAAGATCTTTCCGGTTTTATCATGTATAAGCCCAAATATAGCGGATGCCATCATAGTCCCATCGAATGTTCTGAATATTTCATCCAGTTCTCGATGAGTTTGGAGCATCCAAGCTTCTGGATTGATTTCGATTGTCTTTCCGTGGCTTGCAGAACGAGACAAGATATTATTTACGGCGGTTCCAAGTACGATCGCTCCTCCTGCACCTTGGAGAGATTTTCCCATTGCGTCTCCATTTAAGAAGAAGGTCCATTTTTCTTTTTCGGATCCGAACAGTAGATTTCCGCTGATACAAATATCTCCACCGAGTTCGGATTCCCTGTTTTTGAATGTGAACTTCTTCTTTTGTTCTATATAGAAGATGGTACTCACGTCTTGGGAAGTATTCCAGTTCGTCATGAGTGGTTTACTTAAGAGAGAAGTGAGATAATAATCACCATCTTGCTGGACCTTGAGAGCTTGGATCTCCTCCATTCTTTTGGTGACTTCTATCGTTCGTTCGTCTACTTTTTGTTCTAAAGTGTTTGCGTATTCTTCTTCTACTGCGCCAATTTTGCGGAAGATCAGGATCACACTTTGAGTAATATAAGATACTACTGCTAAAAATACTAATTTTAAGGATTGTTCCGAAATAGATGCATATCCTGGAGAGATAACTTTGAGTTCGTCTTCAGTGAATTCTACTCCTCTGAAGATAGTATTTAAGATCACGAGTCCTTGTCCGACTACGCTGAATAGTCCTGAAAGTTTTGCGACTGTTGGAGATAATAATAATACCGAATACACGATGAAGATCATATTGATCGCATATAAAATGATCTGGCGGATCACTCCGGACGCCATATTCCTGTCTGTCCAGGACGCTACGAACATGACTACTGATAAAATGGTGATGTCTGCAAGCACGG is a genomic window containing:
- a CDS encoding PP2C family protein-serine/threonine phosphatase, which encodes MEEKKELITERIIASGPLTINRIRFGLAGLFLLSLAAAWTQSSAVQNAAYLIGTGSMLGYAYYNHYCNKKYGKIPSMVGKVSVLADITILSVVMFVASWTDRNMASGVIRQIILYAINMIFIVYSVLLLSPTVAKLSGLFSVVGQGLVILNTIFRGVEFTEDELKVISPGYASISEQSLKLVFLAVVSYITQSVILIFRKIGAVEEEYANTLEQKVDERTIEVTKRMEEIQALKVQQDGDYYLTSLLSKPLMTNWNTSQDVSTIFYIEQKKKFTFKNRESELGGDICISGNLLFGSEKEKWTFFLNGDAMGKSLQGAGGAIVLGTAVNNILSRSASHGKTIEINPEAWMLQTHRELDEIFRTFDGTMMASAIFGLIHDKTGKIFILNAEHPWPVLFRDDRSSFLAPELSSWKLGSPFGANIKIHESYLQPGDVLFLGSDGRDDINISSDGINWKMNEDENLFVRIVEDSKGDLDTIAGKLHGVGAIADDLSLIRIGYKELIDPEHPKYNDAVAKYNQAKQHLAKKEVPIALELLELSWNLAPNFKESARLIGQIYYDKKEFSKASKWLERYLNLDQESHNIWFLLSLCYKHMKEFQRAADAAEKVRDTQPHRLANLINLSDNYRLLNKFKDARSVLEKAKELDGESALVGKLDEFLKAKGF